The Acinonyx jubatus isolate Ajub_Pintada_27869175 chromosome D2, VMU_Ajub_asm_v1.0, whole genome shotgun sequence genome contains a region encoding:
- the ARHGAP22 gene encoding rho GTPase-activating protein 22 isoform X7 yields MPFWPARYLKRSRRQPWGGTGEREKVPANPEALLLMASSQRDMEDWVQAIRRVIWAPLGGGTARRSHAHPLEPLPSGIFGQRLEDTVHHERKYGPRLAPLLVEQCVDFIRERGLTEEGLFRMPGQANLVRDLQDSFDCGEKPLFDSTTDVHTVASLLKLYLRELPEPVVPFARYEDFLSCAQLLTKDEGEGTLELAKQVSSLPLANYNLLRYICKFLDEVQSHSNVNKMSVQNLATVFGPNILRPQLEDPVTIMEGTSLVQHLMTVLIRKHSQLFTSRAEEGPASPRGGPPCTVGWGSEEVPRDGQPEPGSPSTPGLPSHRTSSLDGATVAALSRTSPMGPGGQGSPTTAASPGKKVQTLPNWKSSFWQPGARSGSPKVGSSSLEVPIISSGGNWLMNGLSSLRGHRRASSGERLKDSGSAQRLSTYDNVPPPSGLFPSTPSVASMAWSGASSCEASARGSLSSCTACRASDSSACSSLPTEGGLEPSPFPSSSEDRRSPDLGRGLDEVGTCISSSEPSDPGSPSQDYARCSEALQGLVTELRAELCRQRTEYEMSMKRLEEGSATLRKRMSQLEEELDQEKKKYTMLEIKLRNSERAREDAEKRNQLLQKEMEEFFSTLGSLTVGAKGDKAPK; encoded by the exons GTGGTACCGGGGAGCGGGAGAAGGTGCCGGCCAACCCCGAGGCGCTCCTGCTCATGGCCAGCTCCCAACGTGACATGGAGGACTGGGTGCAGGCCATCCGCCGGGTCATCTGGGCCCCACTTGGCGGAGGTACTGCCCGTAGATCGCATGCTCACCCTCTAGAACCCTTGCCTTCAG GAATTTTTGGGCAGCGCCTGGAGGACACGGTCCACCACGAGCGGAAGTATGGCCCCCGCCTGGCCCCGCTGCTGGTGGAGCAGTGCGTGGACTTCATCCGGGAGCGTGGGCTCACTGAGGAGGGGCTCTTCCGCATGCCGGGCCAGGCCAACCTGGTGAGGGACCTCCAGGATTCCTTCGACTGTGGGGAGAAGCCACTGTTTGACAG CACAACAGACGTGCACACGGTGGCCTCCCTGTTGAAGCTGTACCTGCGGGAGCTCCCCGAGCCTGTGGTCCCCTTCGCCAGGTACGAGGACTTCCTCAGCTGTGCCCAGCTGCTCACCAAGGACGAGGGGGAG GGGACTCTGGAGTTGGCTAAACAAGTGAGCAGCCTTCCCCTGGCCAATTACAACCTGCTCAGATATATCTGCAA GTTTCTGGATGAAGTTCAGTCCCACTCAAATGTTAACAAGATGAGTGTCCAGAACCTGGCAACCGTTTTTGGACCTAACATACTCCGGCCACAGCTGGAAGACCCGGTAACCATCATGGAAG GCACGTCCCTGGTCCAGCACCTGATGACCGTCCTGATCCGCAAACACAGCCAACTCTTCACCTCGAGGGCCGAGGAGGGGCCGGCCTCCCCACGGGGGGGCCCACCGTGCACAGTGGGGTGGGGCTCCGAGGAGGTCCCAAGGGACGGCCAGCCAGAGCCCGGCAGCCCCAGCACCCCCGGCCTGCCATCACACAGGACCTCTTCTCTGGACGGGGCCACTGTGGCGGCGCTGTCTAGAACCTCCCCCATGGGTCCGGGTGGCCAAGGCAGCCCCACCACTGCCGCCAGCCCCGGGAAGAAGGTGCAGACTCTGCCCAACTGGAAATCTTCCTTCTGGCAGCCGGGGGCCCGGTCAGGGAGCCCGAAGGTGGGCAGCTCCTCCCTGGAGGTGCCCATCATCTCCTCCGGAGGGAACTGGCTCATGAACGGGCTGTCCTCCCTGCGCGGTCACCGCCGGGCCTCCTCGGGAGAACGGCTCAAGGACTCTGGCTCTGCGCAGAGACTCTCTACCTACGACAACGTGCCCCCGCCCAGCGGCCTCTTTCCCAGCACTCCCAGTGTGGCCAGCATGGCGTGGTCGGGGGCCTCCTCCTGCGAGGCGTCAGCGCGGGGCTCGCTCAGCAGCTGCACAGCCTGCCGGGCCAGCGACTCGTCTGCCTGCAGCTCCCTGCCCACCGAGGGGGGCCTCGaaccctcccctttccccagcaGCAGCGAGGACCGCAGATCCCCGGACCTGGGCCGCGGCCTGGACGAGGTGGGCACCTGCATCAGCAGCAGCGAGCCCAGTgacccaggcagccccagccaGGACTATGCCCGCTGCTCCGAGGCTCTCCAGGGCCTGGTCACAGAGCTCAGGGCGGAGCTGTGCCGGCAGAGGACTGAGTACGAGATGAGTATGAAAAG ACTCGAAGAAGGTAGTGCCACTCTGAGGAAGCGAATGTCGCAGCTGGAAGAAGAACTggaccaggaaaagaaaaagtacacgATGCTGGAAATAAAGCTGAGGAACTCGGAGCGGGCCCGGGAAGATGCGGAGAAGAGGAACCAGCTGCTGCAGAAGGAAATGGAGGAGTTCTTCTCAACCCTGGGAAGCCTGACTGTTGGGGCAAAAGGGGACAAGGCCcccaagtga
- the ARHGAP22 gene encoding rho GTPase-activating protein 22 isoform X9 yields MGLMPASRAFSRCCACPRPPCRLPACCAPAAPGIFGQRLEDTVHHERKYGPRLAPLLVEQCVDFIRERGLTEEGLFRMPGQANLVRDLQDSFDCGEKPLFDSTTDVHTVASLLKLYLRELPEPVVPFARYEDFLSCAQLLTKDEGEGTLELAKQVSSLPLANYNLLRYICKFLDEVQSHSNVNKMSVQNLATVFGPNILRPQLEDPVTIMEGTSLVQHLMTVLIRKHSQLFTSRAEEGPASPRGGPPCTVGWGSEEVPRDGQPEPGSPSTPGLPSHRTSSLDGATVAALSRTSPMGPGGQGSPTTAASPGKKVQTLPNWKSSFWQPGARSGSPKVGSSSLEVPIISSGGNWLMNGLSSLRGHRRASSGERLKDSGSAQRLSTYDNVPPPSGLFPSTPSVASMAWSGASSCEASARGSLSSCTACRASDSSACSSLPTEGGLEPSPFPSSSEDRRSPDLGRGLDEVGTCISSSEPSDPGSPSQDYARCSEALQGLVTELRAELCRQRTEYEMSMKRLEEGSATLRKRMSQLEEELDQEKKKYTMLEIKLRNSERAREDAEKRNQLLQKEMEEFFSTLGSLTVGAKGDKAPK; encoded by the exons ATGGGCCTGATGCCGGCCTCGCGGGCCTTCTCCCGGTGCTGCGCCTGCCCGCGGCCGCCCTGCCGCCTGCCCGCCTGCTGCGCGCCCGCGGCCCCAG GAATTTTTGGGCAGCGCCTGGAGGACACGGTCCACCACGAGCGGAAGTATGGCCCCCGCCTGGCCCCGCTGCTGGTGGAGCAGTGCGTGGACTTCATCCGGGAGCGTGGGCTCACTGAGGAGGGGCTCTTCCGCATGCCGGGCCAGGCCAACCTGGTGAGGGACCTCCAGGATTCCTTCGACTGTGGGGAGAAGCCACTGTTTGACAG CACAACAGACGTGCACACGGTGGCCTCCCTGTTGAAGCTGTACCTGCGGGAGCTCCCCGAGCCTGTGGTCCCCTTCGCCAGGTACGAGGACTTCCTCAGCTGTGCCCAGCTGCTCACCAAGGACGAGGGGGAG GGGACTCTGGAGTTGGCTAAACAAGTGAGCAGCCTTCCCCTGGCCAATTACAACCTGCTCAGATATATCTGCAA GTTTCTGGATGAAGTTCAGTCCCACTCAAATGTTAACAAGATGAGTGTCCAGAACCTGGCAACCGTTTTTGGACCTAACATACTCCGGCCACAGCTGGAAGACCCGGTAACCATCATGGAAG GCACGTCCCTGGTCCAGCACCTGATGACCGTCCTGATCCGCAAACACAGCCAACTCTTCACCTCGAGGGCCGAGGAGGGGCCGGCCTCCCCACGGGGGGGCCCACCGTGCACAGTGGGGTGGGGCTCCGAGGAGGTCCCAAGGGACGGCCAGCCAGAGCCCGGCAGCCCCAGCACCCCCGGCCTGCCATCACACAGGACCTCTTCTCTGGACGGGGCCACTGTGGCGGCGCTGTCTAGAACCTCCCCCATGGGTCCGGGTGGCCAAGGCAGCCCCACCACTGCCGCCAGCCCCGGGAAGAAGGTGCAGACTCTGCCCAACTGGAAATCTTCCTTCTGGCAGCCGGGGGCCCGGTCAGGGAGCCCGAAGGTGGGCAGCTCCTCCCTGGAGGTGCCCATCATCTCCTCCGGAGGGAACTGGCTCATGAACGGGCTGTCCTCCCTGCGCGGTCACCGCCGGGCCTCCTCGGGAGAACGGCTCAAGGACTCTGGCTCTGCGCAGAGACTCTCTACCTACGACAACGTGCCCCCGCCCAGCGGCCTCTTTCCCAGCACTCCCAGTGTGGCCAGCATGGCGTGGTCGGGGGCCTCCTCCTGCGAGGCGTCAGCGCGGGGCTCGCTCAGCAGCTGCACAGCCTGCCGGGCCAGCGACTCGTCTGCCTGCAGCTCCCTGCCCACCGAGGGGGGCCTCGaaccctcccctttccccagcaGCAGCGAGGACCGCAGATCCCCGGACCTGGGCCGCGGCCTGGACGAGGTGGGCACCTGCATCAGCAGCAGCGAGCCCAGTgacccaggcagccccagccaGGACTATGCCCGCTGCTCCGAGGCTCTCCAGGGCCTGGTCACAGAGCTCAGGGCGGAGCTGTGCCGGCAGAGGACTGAGTACGAGATGAGTATGAAAAG ACTCGAAGAAGGTAGTGCCACTCTGAGGAAGCGAATGTCGCAGCTGGAAGAAGAACTggaccaggaaaagaaaaagtacacgATGCTGGAAATAAAGCTGAGGAACTCGGAGCGGGCCCGGGAAGATGCGGAGAAGAGGAACCAGCTGCTGCAGAAGGAAATGGAGGAGTTCTTCTCAACCCTGGGAAGCCTGACTGTTGGGGCAAAAGGGGACAAGGCCcccaagtga
- the ARHGAP22 gene encoding rho GTPase-activating protein 22 isoform X6, with translation MGLCCCKDWRGHLPAPKGGTGEREKVPANPEALLLMASSQRDMEDWVQAIRRVIWAPLGGGTARRSHAHPLEPLPSGIFGQRLEDTVHHERKYGPRLAPLLVEQCVDFIRERGLTEEGLFRMPGQANLVRDLQDSFDCGEKPLFDSTTDVHTVASLLKLYLRELPEPVVPFARYEDFLSCAQLLTKDEGEGTLELAKQVSSLPLANYNLLRYICKFLDEVQSHSNVNKMSVQNLATVFGPNILRPQLEDPVTIMEGTSLVQHLMTVLIRKHSQLFTSRAEEGPASPRGGPPCTVGWGSEEVPRDGQPEPGSPSTPGLPSHRTSSLDGATVAALSRTSPMGPGGQGSPTTAASPGKKVQTLPNWKSSFWQPGARSGSPKVGSSSLEVPIISSGGNWLMNGLSSLRGHRRASSGERLKDSGSAQRLSTYDNVPPPSGLFPSTPSVASMAWSGASSCEASARGSLSSCTACRASDSSACSSLPTEGGLEPSPFPSSSEDRRSPDLGRGLDEVGTCISSSEPSDPGSPSQDYARCSEALQGLVTELRAELCRQRTEYEMSMKRLEEGSATLRKRMSQLEEELDQEKKKYTMLEIKLRNSERAREDAEKRNQLLQKEMEEFFSTLGSLTVGAKGDKAPK, from the exons GTGGTACCGGGGAGCGGGAGAAGGTGCCGGCCAACCCCGAGGCGCTCCTGCTCATGGCCAGCTCCCAACGTGACATGGAGGACTGGGTGCAGGCCATCCGCCGGGTCATCTGGGCCCCACTTGGCGGAGGTACTGCCCGTAGATCGCATGCTCACCCTCTAGAACCCTTGCCTTCAG GAATTTTTGGGCAGCGCCTGGAGGACACGGTCCACCACGAGCGGAAGTATGGCCCCCGCCTGGCCCCGCTGCTGGTGGAGCAGTGCGTGGACTTCATCCGGGAGCGTGGGCTCACTGAGGAGGGGCTCTTCCGCATGCCGGGCCAGGCCAACCTGGTGAGGGACCTCCAGGATTCCTTCGACTGTGGGGAGAAGCCACTGTTTGACAG CACAACAGACGTGCACACGGTGGCCTCCCTGTTGAAGCTGTACCTGCGGGAGCTCCCCGAGCCTGTGGTCCCCTTCGCCAGGTACGAGGACTTCCTCAGCTGTGCCCAGCTGCTCACCAAGGACGAGGGGGAG GGGACTCTGGAGTTGGCTAAACAAGTGAGCAGCCTTCCCCTGGCCAATTACAACCTGCTCAGATATATCTGCAA GTTTCTGGATGAAGTTCAGTCCCACTCAAATGTTAACAAGATGAGTGTCCAGAACCTGGCAACCGTTTTTGGACCTAACATACTCCGGCCACAGCTGGAAGACCCGGTAACCATCATGGAAG GCACGTCCCTGGTCCAGCACCTGATGACCGTCCTGATCCGCAAACACAGCCAACTCTTCACCTCGAGGGCCGAGGAGGGGCCGGCCTCCCCACGGGGGGGCCCACCGTGCACAGTGGGGTGGGGCTCCGAGGAGGTCCCAAGGGACGGCCAGCCAGAGCCCGGCAGCCCCAGCACCCCCGGCCTGCCATCACACAGGACCTCTTCTCTGGACGGGGCCACTGTGGCGGCGCTGTCTAGAACCTCCCCCATGGGTCCGGGTGGCCAAGGCAGCCCCACCACTGCCGCCAGCCCCGGGAAGAAGGTGCAGACTCTGCCCAACTGGAAATCTTCCTTCTGGCAGCCGGGGGCCCGGTCAGGGAGCCCGAAGGTGGGCAGCTCCTCCCTGGAGGTGCCCATCATCTCCTCCGGAGGGAACTGGCTCATGAACGGGCTGTCCTCCCTGCGCGGTCACCGCCGGGCCTCCTCGGGAGAACGGCTCAAGGACTCTGGCTCTGCGCAGAGACTCTCTACCTACGACAACGTGCCCCCGCCCAGCGGCCTCTTTCCCAGCACTCCCAGTGTGGCCAGCATGGCGTGGTCGGGGGCCTCCTCCTGCGAGGCGTCAGCGCGGGGCTCGCTCAGCAGCTGCACAGCCTGCCGGGCCAGCGACTCGTCTGCCTGCAGCTCCCTGCCCACCGAGGGGGGCCTCGaaccctcccctttccccagcaGCAGCGAGGACCGCAGATCCCCGGACCTGGGCCGCGGCCTGGACGAGGTGGGCACCTGCATCAGCAGCAGCGAGCCCAGTgacccaggcagccccagccaGGACTATGCCCGCTGCTCCGAGGCTCTCCAGGGCCTGGTCACAGAGCTCAGGGCGGAGCTGTGCCGGCAGAGGACTGAGTACGAGATGAGTATGAAAAG ACTCGAAGAAGGTAGTGCCACTCTGAGGAAGCGAATGTCGCAGCTGGAAGAAGAACTggaccaggaaaagaaaaagtacacgATGCTGGAAATAAAGCTGAGGAACTCGGAGCGGGCCCGGGAAGATGCGGAGAAGAGGAACCAGCTGCTGCAGAAGGAAATGGAGGAGTTCTTCTCAACCCTGGGAAGCCTGACTGTTGGGGCAAAAGGGGACAAGGCCcccaagtga
- the ARHGAP22 gene encoding rho GTPase-activating protein 22 isoform X8, protein MPFWPARYLKRSRRQPWGGTGEREKVPANPEALLLMASSQRDMEDWVQAIRRVIWAPLGGGIFGQRLEDTVHHERKYGPRLAPLLVEQCVDFIRERGLTEEGLFRMPGQANLVRDLQDSFDCGEKPLFDSTTDVHTVASLLKLYLRELPEPVVPFARYEDFLSCAQLLTKDEGEGTLELAKQVSSLPLANYNLLRYICKFLDEVQSHSNVNKMSVQNLATVFGPNILRPQLEDPVTIMEGTSLVQHLMTVLIRKHSQLFTSRAEEGPASPRGGPPCTVGWGSEEVPRDGQPEPGSPSTPGLPSHRTSSLDGATVAALSRTSPMGPGGQGSPTTAASPGKKVQTLPNWKSSFWQPGARSGSPKVGSSSLEVPIISSGGNWLMNGLSSLRGHRRASSGERLKDSGSAQRLSTYDNVPPPSGLFPSTPSVASMAWSGASSCEASARGSLSSCTACRASDSSACSSLPTEGGLEPSPFPSSSEDRRSPDLGRGLDEVGTCISSSEPSDPGSPSQDYARCSEALQGLVTELRAELCRQRTEYEMSMKRLEEGSATLRKRMSQLEEELDQEKKKYTMLEIKLRNSERAREDAEKRNQLLQKEMEEFFSTLGSLTVGAKGDKAPK, encoded by the exons GTGGTACCGGGGAGCGGGAGAAGGTGCCGGCCAACCCCGAGGCGCTCCTGCTCATGGCCAGCTCCCAACGTGACATGGAGGACTGGGTGCAGGCCATCCGCCGGGTCATCTGGGCCCCACTTGGCGGAG GAATTTTTGGGCAGCGCCTGGAGGACACGGTCCACCACGAGCGGAAGTATGGCCCCCGCCTGGCCCCGCTGCTGGTGGAGCAGTGCGTGGACTTCATCCGGGAGCGTGGGCTCACTGAGGAGGGGCTCTTCCGCATGCCGGGCCAGGCCAACCTGGTGAGGGACCTCCAGGATTCCTTCGACTGTGGGGAGAAGCCACTGTTTGACAG CACAACAGACGTGCACACGGTGGCCTCCCTGTTGAAGCTGTACCTGCGGGAGCTCCCCGAGCCTGTGGTCCCCTTCGCCAGGTACGAGGACTTCCTCAGCTGTGCCCAGCTGCTCACCAAGGACGAGGGGGAG GGGACTCTGGAGTTGGCTAAACAAGTGAGCAGCCTTCCCCTGGCCAATTACAACCTGCTCAGATATATCTGCAA GTTTCTGGATGAAGTTCAGTCCCACTCAAATGTTAACAAGATGAGTGTCCAGAACCTGGCAACCGTTTTTGGACCTAACATACTCCGGCCACAGCTGGAAGACCCGGTAACCATCATGGAAG GCACGTCCCTGGTCCAGCACCTGATGACCGTCCTGATCCGCAAACACAGCCAACTCTTCACCTCGAGGGCCGAGGAGGGGCCGGCCTCCCCACGGGGGGGCCCACCGTGCACAGTGGGGTGGGGCTCCGAGGAGGTCCCAAGGGACGGCCAGCCAGAGCCCGGCAGCCCCAGCACCCCCGGCCTGCCATCACACAGGACCTCTTCTCTGGACGGGGCCACTGTGGCGGCGCTGTCTAGAACCTCCCCCATGGGTCCGGGTGGCCAAGGCAGCCCCACCACTGCCGCCAGCCCCGGGAAGAAGGTGCAGACTCTGCCCAACTGGAAATCTTCCTTCTGGCAGCCGGGGGCCCGGTCAGGGAGCCCGAAGGTGGGCAGCTCCTCCCTGGAGGTGCCCATCATCTCCTCCGGAGGGAACTGGCTCATGAACGGGCTGTCCTCCCTGCGCGGTCACCGCCGGGCCTCCTCGGGAGAACGGCTCAAGGACTCTGGCTCTGCGCAGAGACTCTCTACCTACGACAACGTGCCCCCGCCCAGCGGCCTCTTTCCCAGCACTCCCAGTGTGGCCAGCATGGCGTGGTCGGGGGCCTCCTCCTGCGAGGCGTCAGCGCGGGGCTCGCTCAGCAGCTGCACAGCCTGCCGGGCCAGCGACTCGTCTGCCTGCAGCTCCCTGCCCACCGAGGGGGGCCTCGaaccctcccctttccccagcaGCAGCGAGGACCGCAGATCCCCGGACCTGGGCCGCGGCCTGGACGAGGTGGGCACCTGCATCAGCAGCAGCGAGCCCAGTgacccaggcagccccagccaGGACTATGCCCGCTGCTCCGAGGCTCTCCAGGGCCTGGTCACAGAGCTCAGGGCGGAGCTGTGCCGGCAGAGGACTGAGTACGAGATGAGTATGAAAAG ACTCGAAGAAGGTAGTGCCACTCTGAGGAAGCGAATGTCGCAGCTGGAAGAAGAACTggaccaggaaaagaaaaagtacacgATGCTGGAAATAAAGCTGAGGAACTCGGAGCGGGCCCGGGAAGATGCGGAGAAGAGGAACCAGCTGCTGCAGAAGGAAATGGAGGAGTTCTTCTCAACCCTGGGAAGCCTGACTGTTGGGGCAAAAGGGGACAAGGCCcccaagtga